From Melospiza melodia melodia isolate bMelMel2 chromosome 19, bMelMel2.pri, whole genome shotgun sequence, one genomic window encodes:
- the VAPB gene encoding vesicle-associated membrane protein-associated protein B/C isoform X1, with protein MAKAEQVLSLEPQHELKFKGPFTDVVTTNLKLGNPTDRNVCFKVKTTAPRRYCVRPNSGIIDAGTSINVSVMLQPFDYDPNEKSKHKFMVQSMFAPADTSDMEAVWKEAKPEELMDSKLRCVFELPAENDKPHDIEINKIASTTATKTDSSIMSKSISSSLDDTEVKKVMEDYKRLQVEVQRLREENKQFKEEDGLRMRKVPQTNNPISPSAAAVKDEGLSSRLLALVVLFFVFGVIIGKIAL; from the exons GTCCTTTCACAGATGTGGTCACTACAAACCTGAAGCTCGGCAACCCCACGGACAGAAATGTGTGCTTCAAAGTTAAGACCACAGCACCACGTAGATACTGTGTAAGGCCCAACAGTGGAATTATCGATGCAGGAACATCAATTAATGTTTCTG tGATGCTACAGCCTTTTGACTATGACCCTAATGAGAAAAGTAAACACAAGTTTATGGTTCAGTCTATGTTTGCTCCAGCTGATACTTCAGATATGGAAGCAGTA TGGAAAGAAGCAAAACCAGAAGAACTCATGGATTCGAAACTTAGGTGTGTGTTTGAGCTACCAGCAGAGAATGATAAGCCT CATgacatagaaataaataaaattgcatCCACAACTGCAACAAAGACAGATTCCTCTATAATGTCTAAATCAATAAGTTCTTCTTTGGATGACACTGAAGTTAAGAAAGTAATGGAAGACTATAAGAGGCTTCAAGTAGAAGTTCAGAGGTTACGGGAGGAGAATAAACAGTTTAAG GAAGAAGATGGACTGCGGATGAGGAAGGTACCCCAGACAAACAACCCAATCTCTCCTTCTGCAGCTGCTGTCAAGGACGAAGGGCTCAGCTCCAGACTACTTGCTTTGGTGGTTTTGTTCTTTGTCTTTGGTGTAATTATAGGA